Proteins from a genomic interval of Rhodococcoides fascians A25f:
- the hydA gene encoding dihydropyrimidinase, with protein sequence MATTFVHGGIVVSTTGAQELDVLIDGETIVAVLAPGSVSLAADLKTSADVVVDATGKYVIPGGVDGHTHMEMPFGGTFASDTFETGTRAAAWGGTTTIVDFAIQTPGQRVQDTLAQWHEKAAGKCAVDYGFHQIIGDVTDDSLKAMSELVSEGVTSFKLFMAYPGVFYSDDGKILRAMQSAAETGALLMMHAENGIAIDVLVAQSIARGDTAPYFHGTSRPWQLEEEATHRAIMLADVTGAPLYVVHVSAKQALEQIAQARGNGQNVFAETCPQYLYLSLEEQLGAPGFEGAKWVCSTPLRSRAEGHQDELWRYLRTGDVATVSTDHCPFCMKDQKEMGIGDFSKIPNGIGSVEHRIDLMFQGVKSGKITLEKWVDVCCTTPARMFGMYPKKGVISPGADADIVIYDPNGHTSIGVEKTHHMNMDYSAYEGFEIDGHVDTVISRGRIIVDGGSYSGTAGHGRFVRRDLSQNLI encoded by the coding sequence ATGGCCACCACCTTCGTGCACGGTGGAATCGTGGTATCCACCACCGGCGCACAGGAATTGGATGTGCTCATCGACGGTGAGACCATCGTCGCGGTGCTGGCTCCGGGCTCGGTGTCACTGGCCGCGGACCTGAAGACCTCGGCAGACGTCGTGGTCGATGCCACCGGCAAGTACGTGATTCCGGGCGGGGTCGACGGGCACACCCACATGGAGATGCCGTTCGGGGGCACGTTCGCATCCGACACCTTCGAAACCGGAACGCGCGCAGCGGCCTGGGGTGGTACGACCACCATCGTGGACTTCGCGATCCAGACTCCCGGCCAGCGCGTACAGGACACTCTGGCGCAGTGGCACGAGAAAGCGGCGGGAAAGTGCGCCGTCGACTACGGGTTTCATCAGATCATCGGCGACGTCACCGACGATTCCCTGAAAGCGATGAGCGAGTTGGTCTCCGAGGGTGTAACCAGCTTCAAGCTCTTCATGGCGTACCCGGGCGTGTTCTACTCCGACGACGGCAAGATATTGCGCGCCATGCAGTCTGCGGCCGAAACGGGTGCACTGCTGATGATGCACGCGGAGAACGGCATTGCCATCGACGTCCTCGTGGCGCAGTCGATCGCCCGCGGAGACACGGCTCCGTACTTCCACGGCACGTCGCGGCCGTGGCAGCTGGAGGAAGAGGCGACGCACCGAGCCATCATGCTGGCCGACGTCACCGGCGCGCCGCTGTACGTCGTGCACGTCTCGGCCAAGCAGGCTCTCGAGCAGATTGCGCAGGCTCGGGGCAACGGGCAGAACGTGTTTGCCGAGACGTGTCCGCAGTATCTCTATCTGTCGTTGGAAGAACAACTCGGTGCGCCGGGTTTCGAGGGGGCCAAGTGGGTCTGCTCGACGCCTCTGCGGTCGCGGGCCGAGGGGCATCAGGACGAACTGTGGCGCTACCTGCGCACCGGTGACGTGGCGACCGTCAGTACCGACCACTGCCCGTTCTGTATGAAGGACCAGAAGGAGATGGGTATCGGCGATTTCTCCAAGATTCCCAACGGAATCGGGTCGGTGGAGCATCGGATCGATTTGATGTTCCAGGGTGTGAAGAGCGGGAAGATCACCCTGGAGAAGTGGGTGGACGTCTGTTGCACCACCCCGGCCCGGATGTTCGGGATGTACCCGAAGAAGGGCGTCATCAGCCCCGGAGCCGATGCCGACATCGTGATCTACGATCCGAACGGGCACACCAGCATCGGAGTCGAGAAGACCCATCACATGAACATGGACTACTCCGCGTACGAGGGTTTCGAGATCGACGGCCACGTGGACACTGTGATCTCTCGCGGGCGAATCATCGTCGATGGCGGATCCTATTCCGGCACTGCGGGACACGGCCGCTTCGTCCGCCGCGATCTGTCACAGAATCTGATCTGA
- a CDS encoding TIGR03842 family LLM class F420-dependent oxidoreductase produces the protein MDIGVVLQCNPPASRVIDLARQAETHGFSHVWTFDSHLLWQEPYVIYSQILAATRRVTVGPMVTNPATRDWTVTASTFATLNDMFGNRTVCGIGRGDSAVRALGGKPTTLAALRESIEVIGSLANGRSARVGETTVQFPWAEHSRLEVWVAAYGPKALELTGQVADGFILQLADPDIAAWTIGRVRAAAEQAGRDPDSISICVAAPAYVTDGTEAGLEHARDQCRWFGGMVGNHVADIVSRYGGDGGGVPQALTDYIAARTGYDYNEHGRAGNSHAEFVPNEVIDRFCLLGTPADHIAKLKELEALGVDQFSVYLQHDAKAATLEAYGESIIPQIRTSVTATS, from the coding sequence ATGGACATCGGGGTAGTGCTGCAGTGCAATCCGCCGGCGTCCCGTGTGATCGATCTGGCCAGGCAGGCCGAGACACATGGGTTTTCGCACGTATGGACTTTCGATTCGCACTTGCTGTGGCAGGAGCCGTACGTCATCTACAGCCAGATTCTGGCCGCGACGAGGCGCGTGACAGTGGGCCCGATGGTCACCAATCCGGCTACGCGCGATTGGACGGTGACGGCATCGACGTTCGCGACGCTCAACGACATGTTCGGCAATCGCACGGTGTGCGGTATCGGCCGTGGCGATTCCGCGGTTCGCGCTCTCGGCGGTAAGCCGACAACGCTTGCTGCGCTTCGCGAGTCGATCGAGGTGATCGGCAGTCTTGCGAACGGGCGCAGTGCCCGGGTCGGTGAGACGACAGTGCAGTTCCCGTGGGCAGAGCACTCGAGGCTGGAGGTGTGGGTGGCGGCGTACGGACCCAAAGCCCTCGAGCTCACCGGGCAGGTAGCGGACGGCTTCATCCTGCAGTTGGCCGATCCGGATATTGCTGCCTGGACGATCGGTCGAGTGCGTGCCGCGGCCGAGCAGGCGGGCCGCGATCCGGATTCGATCTCGATCTGCGTGGCAGCGCCCGCCTACGTCACCGACGGTACCGAGGCCGGCCTCGAACATGCCCGCGACCAATGTCGGTGGTTCGGTGGGATGGTCGGTAACCATGTCGCCGATATCGTCTCGCGTTACGGCGGCGATGGCGGCGGGGTTCCACAGGCGCTCACCGACTACATCGCAGCGCGTACCGGGTACGACTACAACGAGCACGGTCGAGCAGGAAACTCGCACGCAGAATTCGTTCCGAATGAGGTGATCGACAGGTTCTGCCTGCTCGGCACCCCGGCCGATCACATCGCCAAGCTGAAGGAGCTGGAGGCACTCGGCGTCGACCAGTTCTCGGTCTACCTCCAGCACGATGCCAAGGCTGCGACGCTGGAAGCGTACGGAGAGAGCATCATTCCGCAGATCCGCACGTCCGTGACGGCTACGTCGTGA
- a CDS encoding ABC transporter permease — translation MTGVLDQAAVVAPTPVRSARGLRRPVMAVAAVVLLLVLWELVKVLVPENGVSVGGVRVLPRTDDGALPHVWSVLAALTEPEVNVAGARSVGAAIVSSGLFTFGLAVLGFVLGAVVGLVLAVAMQRFVWVERSVLPYVIVSQTVPLIALAPLVAGWGGKIAIGGYAWQPWTSITVIASYLAFFPVAVGMLRGLRAPDRASLDLMHSYAAGWWTTLLRLRLPASVPHLIPSLRLAAAAAVIGAVVAEISTGTTGGIGRQIIVFSQQATGDASRLYAAVLGAAVLGLVVSGLVALLDIALGRYAGRTPARRADS, via the coding sequence GTGACCGGTGTTCTCGATCAGGCGGCGGTGGTAGCTCCTACTCCCGTCCGCTCGGCGCGAGGGCTTCGTCGTCCGGTCATGGCGGTGGCAGCAGTCGTGTTGCTTCTGGTGCTGTGGGAGCTGGTGAAAGTGCTCGTCCCCGAAAACGGCGTGAGTGTCGGCGGTGTGCGGGTGTTGCCGCGCACCGACGACGGCGCTCTGCCGCATGTGTGGTCGGTGCTGGCGGCGCTGACCGAGCCGGAGGTGAACGTCGCCGGGGCACGCAGTGTCGGCGCAGCGATCGTCTCCAGCGGACTGTTCACTTTCGGTCTTGCGGTGCTCGGATTCGTTCTGGGGGCGGTGGTCGGACTGGTGCTGGCTGTGGCCATGCAACGATTCGTGTGGGTGGAGCGGTCCGTCTTGCCCTACGTGATCGTCTCCCAGACGGTGCCGCTGATTGCGCTGGCACCGCTCGTCGCCGGTTGGGGCGGGAAGATCGCCATCGGCGGGTACGCCTGGCAGCCGTGGACGAGCATCACCGTCATCGCGTCGTATCTCGCGTTCTTCCCGGTGGCGGTGGGGATGCTGCGCGGCCTACGTGCACCCGACCGGGCATCCCTGGATCTGATGCACAGTTACGCGGCCGGATGGTGGACCACGCTTCTGCGGCTACGGCTCCCGGCCTCGGTGCCGCACCTGATCCCGTCTCTGCGGCTGGCTGCCGCTGCCGCTGTGATCGGTGCTGTCGTTGCCGAGATCTCGACCGGAACCACCGGCGGGATCGGCAGGCAGATCATCGTGTTCTCGCAACAGGCGACAGGTGACGCCTCTCGTCTGTACGCAGCTGTTCTGGGTGCGGCGGTGCTCGGACTCGTGGTCTCCGGATTGGTGGCCCTGCTCGATATCGCTCTGGGTCGATATGCGGGCCGTACTCCTGCGCGAAGGGCGGATTCATGA
- a CDS encoding ABC transporter ATP-binding protein: MTVHAVHVESVGKTFDGGVTALDNVSLSIAPGEFVSLIGPSGCGKSTLLRVIADLEQPTSGAVSVFGLTARQARVEQKYGIAFQQAGLLDWRTVQSNVALPLELHKVSKRERAERVRELLELVGLTDFADSFPSQLSGGMQQRVAIARALARTPGLLLMDEPFGALDEMTREKMQNDLLRIAEESSAAVVFVTHSISEAVYLSDRVVVMSPRPGRIVDTLTIDTFDSDGDPRESTGFFAAITSVRDALHGRIIRGADLR; encoded by the coding sequence ATGACCGTGCATGCCGTTCACGTCGAGAGCGTCGGCAAGACGTTCGATGGGGGAGTGACAGCGCTCGACAATGTGTCGCTGTCGATCGCTCCCGGCGAATTCGTCTCCCTGATCGGCCCTTCCGGCTGCGGCAAGTCGACGCTGCTTCGCGTCATCGCAGATCTCGAGCAACCCACCTCCGGTGCGGTGTCGGTGTTCGGTCTGACGGCGCGGCAAGCTCGTGTCGAACAGAAGTACGGCATCGCATTTCAGCAGGCAGGGCTGCTCGACTGGCGAACTGTGCAGTCGAACGTTGCATTGCCGCTCGAGCTGCACAAGGTGTCCAAACGAGAACGCGCGGAACGGGTACGCGAACTGCTCGAACTCGTGGGACTCACCGATTTTGCCGACAGCTTTCCCAGCCAGTTGTCGGGCGGCATGCAGCAACGCGTGGCGATCGCTCGTGCATTGGCCCGAACACCGGGACTGTTACTGATGGACGAACCGTTCGGCGCTCTCGACGAGATGACGCGCGAGAAGATGCAGAACGATCTGTTGCGCATAGCCGAGGAGTCCAGCGCTGCGGTGGTGTTCGTGACCCACTCCATTTCCGAAGCGGTGTATCTGTCCGATCGAGTGGTCGTGATGTCGCCCAGGCCGGGGCGGATCGTGGACACGCTCACGATCGACACCTTCGACTCCGACGGTGATCCACGTGAATCGACGGGTTTCTTCGCTGCCATCACCTCGGTTCGGGATGCGCTGCACGGGCGCATAATTCGCGGTGCGGATCTCCGATGA
- a CDS encoding ABC transporter permease, with protein sequence MKVWLPPVVFGVVLLGLWQLLTVVAGVPSFLLPSPSAIAEQFARNVGNIGSASVATGTNALVGLIAGSVLGLAAAMVAVRLRIVDELLTPLAAGAAAVPIVALAPVFNSMFSSTTDLPRRLVVTIVVFFPVFVSAAKGLRQVSPVHQDLMTSYAVGGWQFTRIVRLPSAVPHIFTGLRVAAPNAVIAAIICEYFGGLQNGLGSRITSAASNTAYPRAWAYVVGAIAVGLLFFLVVLLLEKLVSRRRT encoded by the coding sequence ATGAAAGTCTGGCTGCCGCCGGTGGTGTTCGGCGTTGTCCTGCTCGGGTTGTGGCAGCTGCTGACCGTCGTTGCCGGGGTACCGTCGTTCCTCCTTCCCTCACCGAGTGCGATTGCCGAACAATTCGCTCGTAACGTCGGCAACATCGGATCGGCGAGTGTGGCAACCGGAACCAATGCGTTGGTGGGATTGATCGCAGGATCGGTCCTCGGTCTTGCCGCAGCGATGGTGGCCGTTCGCCTTCGCATCGTCGACGAGCTTCTCACTCCGCTGGCGGCGGGTGCCGCAGCGGTCCCCATCGTCGCCCTCGCTCCGGTGTTCAACTCGATGTTCTCCTCGACCACCGATCTACCCCGCCGCCTCGTCGTGACCATCGTCGTGTTCTTCCCGGTATTCGTCAGTGCGGCAAAAGGACTCCGTCAGGTATCACCGGTGCATCAGGACCTGATGACGTCGTATGCGGTCGGCGGCTGGCAGTTCACACGCATCGTTCGCCTCCCGTCCGCGGTGCCACACATCTTCACCGGGTTGCGGGTTGCGGCTCCGAATGCTGTCATTGCTGCCATCATCTGCGAGTACTTCGGTGGACTGCAGAACGGTTTGGGGTCGCGGATCACCTCCGCCGCGTCGAACACCGCTTACCCCCGGGCATGGGCCTACGTCGTGGGTGCCATCGCAGTCGGGTTGCTCTTCTTTCTGGTCGTTCTCTTGCTCGAGAAGCTCGTGTCCCGCCGTCGTACCTAG
- a CDS encoding ABC transporter substrate-binding protein yields MKITRTPRRLLAVVMALAVVASACSTTTTTETDAGGDGNTTIKLQLQWFKQGQFAGYLAAVDQGFYAEQGLNVEILDGGTDIVPQTVLAQGQADYAVAWVPKALASREAGAGITDVAQIYQKSGTLQVSFKDQNIASPADLRGKTVGNWGYGNEFELFAGMTQAGVSPSDVTLVQQQFDMNGLLSGDIAAAQAMSYNEYAQLLETVNPATGALYTADDFTSLNWNDDGVAMLQDAIWANTDKLSDEAYQDQTVKFLAASLKGWIFCRDNVEKCRDITVAAGSTLGASHQLWQVNEVNKLIWPSGDGIGMIDEAAWQQTVDIAKTTKNAEGSTVLTADPDAGAYTNEYVGKALDLLKADGVDVTGESYAPMEVTLEEGGK; encoded by the coding sequence GTGAAGATCACTCGAACCCCCCGACGCCTGCTGGCCGTCGTCATGGCACTGGCGGTAGTCGCCTCGGCCTGCAGCACCACCACCACGACCGAAACCGATGCCGGTGGCGACGGGAACACCACGATCAAGCTGCAATTGCAGTGGTTCAAACAGGGCCAGTTCGCGGGCTATCTGGCGGCCGTCGATCAGGGCTTCTACGCCGAGCAGGGACTGAACGTCGAAATATTGGACGGCGGAACGGATATCGTTCCGCAGACCGTGCTGGCGCAGGGACAGGCCGACTATGCCGTTGCCTGGGTCCCGAAAGCGCTCGCTTCCCGCGAGGCCGGGGCGGGCATCACCGACGTCGCTCAGATCTACCAGAAATCCGGCACGTTGCAGGTCTCGTTCAAGGATCAGAACATCGCCTCACCCGCCGACCTTCGCGGCAAGACCGTCGGAAACTGGGGCTACGGCAACGAATTCGAGTTGTTCGCAGGCATGACCCAGGCCGGGGTGAGTCCATCCGACGTGACGTTGGTGCAGCAGCAGTTCGACATGAACGGTCTACTTTCCGGCGATATTGCTGCCGCCCAAGCGATGTCGTACAACGAGTACGCCCAGCTGCTCGAGACCGTGAACCCTGCAACCGGAGCGCTGTACACCGCAGACGATTTCACGTCTCTGAACTGGAACGACGACGGGGTCGCCATGTTGCAGGACGCGATCTGGGCCAATACCGACAAGCTCTCCGACGAGGCCTACCAGGATCAGACCGTCAAATTCTTGGCGGCCTCGCTGAAGGGCTGGATCTTCTGCCGAGACAACGTCGAGAAGTGCCGCGACATCACCGTCGCTGCGGGGTCCACACTCGGCGCGAGCCATCAGCTCTGGCAGGTCAACGAAGTCAACAAACTGATCTGGCCGTCGGGTGACGGCATCGGGATGATCGACGAGGCCGCCTGGCAGCAAACCGTGGATATCGCGAAGACCACGAAGAACGCCGAGGGCTCGACGGTGCTCACCGCTGATCCCGATGCCGGGGCCTATACCAACGAGTACGTCGGCAAGGCATTGGATTTGTTGAAGGCCGACGGTGTGGACGTCACCGGAGAGTCGTACGCTCCGATGGAGGTCACACTGGAGGAAGGCGGCAAGTAG